The Maridesulfovibrio zosterae DSM 11974 genome window below encodes:
- a CDS encoding L,D-transpeptidase family protein codes for MLAGLSSFCFAEGWSSAIGATPLVPDYLVAVDKGAQKLHLLAHKSPLHAEASFTCATGQVAGDKVFEGDLKTPEGVYFTTGKRTGLKDFELYGTMAFPLDFPNPIDRIKGKTGYGIWIHGRGKKLVPMDTKGCVALVNSDIGVIDTHIKSGTPVVIGESVSWTQADDEQLEESRQLENLVYKWAHDWEKRDNGFFEAYDQELFSKSESKSFKFFKNRKKRIFSNTKWIDIEILNLRALPGPDYWVTWFDQYYRSGRLSSSSSKRLYWQKIDGKWKIVGREYGPAGKSLKAKYLELKMKSVSIFLDKWRDYWLSADVPDYLSMYDGKALQGNRRGVKSIKAQKKAIWESRKPKSIKFGKVRLHENPQGLEATFRQEYSDESGYSDKGLKKVVIRPEGDSWLIVDEQWRKL; via the coding sequence GCCCACAAAAGCCCTTTGCATGCTGAGGCCTCCTTTACTTGCGCTACGGGACAGGTGGCTGGTGACAAAGTTTTTGAAGGTGATTTAAAAACTCCTGAGGGTGTTTATTTTACAACTGGTAAAAGAACCGGGCTTAAAGATTTCGAACTCTATGGCACAATGGCTTTTCCGCTTGATTTTCCCAATCCGATTGATCGAATCAAAGGTAAGACCGGTTACGGTATATGGATTCATGGACGAGGAAAAAAGCTAGTCCCCATGGATACCAAAGGTTGTGTGGCTCTGGTTAATTCTGATATAGGTGTTATAGATACACATATTAAGAGTGGAACTCCCGTTGTTATTGGTGAATCTGTTAGCTGGACTCAGGCTGACGATGAACAGCTGGAGGAGTCCAGGCAGCTCGAAAATCTTGTTTACAAGTGGGCTCATGATTGGGAGAAGAGGGATAATGGCTTTTTCGAGGCTTATGATCAGGAATTATTTAGCAAGTCTGAAAGTAAGTCTTTTAAGTTTTTTAAGAATCGTAAGAAAAGAATTTTTTCCAACACTAAGTGGATTGATATTGAAATTTTAAATTTGCGGGCTTTGCCCGGACCTGATTACTGGGTTACGTGGTTTGACCAGTATTATAGGTCTGGGCGATTGTCTTCATCGTCTTCTAAGCGTCTGTACTGGCAGAAGATTGATGGTAAATGGAAAATCGTAGGGCGTGAATACGGTCCTGCCGGAAAATCACTTAAAGCCAAATATCTTGAATTGAAGATGAAAAGTGTTAGTATCTTTTTGGATAAATGGCGTGATTATTGGCTTAGTGCTGATGTGCCAGATTATTTGTCAATGTATGATGGAAAAGCCTTACAAGGAAATAGGCGCGGAGTTAAATCCATTAAAGCACAGAAAAAAGCAATATGGGAAAGTCGCAAGCCGAAGTCTATCAAGTTTGGCAAGGTTAGACTTCATGAAAATCCACAGGGACTTGAAGCTACTTTCAGGCAGGAGTATTCTGATGAGTCAGGGTATAGCGATAAGGGATTGAAAAAAGTAGTCATCCGTCCTGAAGGGGACAGCTGGCTGATTGTTGATGAACAATGGAGAAAGCTCTAA